The DNA window TGCCCCAAGCAAGAACCAGGAAATCCTGGCCGGGTTGGTGGGTCCAAAACTGGATCTACACTTACCAATCCTTGGTAATGGCACAGCTTTGGATCAACTTCTTGTAGTTTCCATCCATGTAGGGTCAATTAAGAACCTGAAGATGTGAGCTTTCCACCTTTCTCAACCTCTCAGCACTTTAAAAAAGGTGAATATCCTTACACCTTCATAGATTGCTGTAACTTTACTCCAACTCAAGACATAAAATAACTCCAATGCATCAACTCTCATCCTTCATCATTTGCTTCACAACCTGGCCATCTTGTACTTGTTGCTATGTTTCCTATTTAGGTTTCTCTTAATCATTCATCTGTTAGAGGGATATCTCTTCTTAACTTGAAATAGACTACACTTTTGGTTTTTTACTCCACTTACCTCATGAAAATGCTACTTGACAAAATGAAGCCTCCACGATCGAAACTACCTCTCTCCATTGTCGCTGTTGTGGTCTGTGCCTTCACATTCATCGGTGCCCTTTACATTGAAGATGCTGGATATCTGAATTTCAAGGCAAAATCTTGTTCTAAACAAGAACCCACACCCCATTCTCATGAGTCAAAACGTGGTACATACAGTTATGCTTCTTGTATTGTTAaactttcttttgctttctttatGATTTTGATGTTATTTGTAGTATTGTACTCTCAGTGGAACAGAATGTCAGCTCATCTGTGGAAGATGATCTTCTTGAAGATGTCGATGGAGATGGCAAGGAGGGGTTTGATCCAGACAGTTGCAGGGTTTACAGGGGAAAGTGGGTGTTCAATGCTTCAGTAGAGCCTTTATACTCTGATACAAGTTGCCCATATCTGGATAGGCAAGTTTCTTGTGTGAAGAATGGAAGGCCAGACTCCGACTACCGTTACTGGGAATGGCAGCCTGATAACTGCATTTTGCCAAGGTCGAGATTACTTGTTCTGTATATTTATAATGTGACTCCAAATCTGATTGAATGAATTTGTATATGATTGAAAATTTAATCCTAATGGCTTCACTTTCAGATTTGATCCCATTGGTGCTCTTGAGAAACTCAGAGGGAAGAGATTGATGTTTGTTGGGGATTCATTACAAAGAGGTCAGTGGGAATCCTTAATTTGCATGGTCGAGTCTAGCATACCAGCAGACCAGAAGTCGATGCGACGAGGTCGGTCTCACTCTGTTTTCAAAGCTAAGGTAACAATCATCCCATTTGATATTACTCTATTCAATCTAAATTATATTTAAGGTAGCTTCAAGTAGCTTTATTGAGTTTGTTATGTATAAGGGAGGAGATGTTGAAGGTATTATGTCACGGTCCTACATCAGTCATATGGGGACTGATCTCACATCggtttcaaaagaaaattgataTGGGTTGACAAGGTCTTGGATTCCTAACCTTGTAAACCGGTTTATGGGATTGAGATCTTCCAACTCCGTATCATATTACAGCAAAAATTGGGTTTCTACAATCAGTGAGAATGGTAATCTTCCACAATGGGACAGGGTTCTATAGTTAGGCTAATGGGTTATCTTCATTCATCTACAGGAATACAATGCATCCATCGAGTTCTACTGGGCTCCCTTCCTCGTCGAATCCAATTCTGATCTCCATATCAAACCAGATCCCAATGACAGAATTCTGAGAGTCGACTCGGTGTTTAAGCATGCCAAATACTGGGTAGGAGTGGACATCCTTGTGTTTAACTCTTACGTTTGGTGGATGAGTGGTCTAAAGATCAAGTCACTGTAAGTTCTAACTCTGAATCCAGCCGAAAACAGAAGTGGATTTTTGACACGTTATGGTATCCTAAAAAGTGTTTCATGTTGCTGATCTctgaagaaaagaaacaaaactaaCTTTCTAAGGTAACCTGTTTAATGGAGTACAGATGGGGTTCCTTTGCAAATGGGGAAGATGGATACGAGGAGCTGGATGCACCCGTTGCTTATAGGATTGCCTTGAAGACATGGGCAAATTGGGTTGATTCTACCATTGATCCGAACAAGACCCGGCTCTTCTTCACCACTCTGTCCCCCACACACATGAGGTCTTTTTCACTTtcactttccctttccctttccctttgcATACTGTACATAGAGTGCTTTTAAAAGGTCTTATTAGCCGCATACAGTTTGGTCTGATTTGATAAAGTAGTGTGAGTGCAATTATGGGACAATACTATGTACAGACTACAGAGAGTGTTGTGAGACACAGTTAGTTCCTCCTGATCAAGTGAACTGCATTGGTAGGGTTTGATAAATGACTAAGCATGGCTCATTGCAGGAGTGTTGATTGGCACAATAAGAAGGGAATTCGATGCTACAACGAAACTCAACCCGTGATGGAGAAGAATTTCTGGGGAACTGGTTCTGATCGACGGATAATGGATGTGGTGACCAGTGTAGCAGAGAGAATGAAGGTTCCCGTATCATTCATCAACATAACACAAATCTCAAATTACCGAAAAGATGGACATGCATCAGTTTACACAGAAACCCAAGGAGAAGTATTAACAGATGAGCAAAAGGCAGACCCATTACGCTATGCAGATTGCATACATTGGTGTTTGCCAGGAGTGCCAGATACATGGAACAGAGTGTTTTATGCATACTTGTAACCAAGAAAGATGAACTCAAAAActatttgttatttcaattaCAACATATCAACTACATAGATTCTTTTTGTAATACATTGCACAACTTTTCCTTCACATACATTGGAAGATTAGAATCACAcaccaaagaaacaaaaacttcTGAACATACTGCTTAACTAACTACAGATTCTTGTAGAAATTATTCCTCCACAGGCAAAGATATTAGCTTCGGATTGTGAGGCCTGGAGCACTCACTTCCACCATCCTGGGAATATCATTAATAATTTTATCCGGGACATTCGTAACCCCATTTGCATTGGGTAATTGTGCCTCATAAGCAGAGGTATGGACTCCCAATGCAGCCCTGCCTGAAGGGTCAAGATTGTTTGACCAAGCTGCATCCCACTCTATAGCTTTGGCAGTACTGCAAGCCACGCTTGGGCCTCCTGGGACAGTCATTCGTGCAGAATTCTGCAAAGCCATAAGAAGAGATATCAGTTCCACTCTTTTTCAATCTTATTAGGTCAATTCAGCTGTGGATTTCAATGGCTACCTGAGGGAAGAACCTCTCAAAGATCATTCTGTAGTAGTAAGCCTCTTTTGTGGAAGGCGTGTTATGTGGATATATATTCCTCGCATTAAGCATCATTTTGTCCGAGACCTGGTACAGGAAGAAGAGAATTTAGATGGGCTAAacagatcatttttttttttttttgggaggggggggggagagagagagagagagagagatacatgATCGGCAGCATGAGCCTTAAGCCCATCGATCCAACTGTAGCCAACACCATCACTAAATTGCTCCTTCTGCCTATAGAGAATATGCTGCATAACAATGACAAATTGGGTTAGTAATAGATgtgatttaagaaaaaaatccataagCTGATAATTATGCTAGACCTTTGGCAGATAAGGATGTTCTTCATCATCGAAGGCCTTCCTGAGGACCCACTTCTCAATCCGTCCCTGATCCTTTTTAATCTGATACAAATTAGGCAAAGTCAGAACAATCTACTAatggaaatttcaaaattttgaattacaTAAGTATGTTGGGTCCGAATTAACAAGTGCACAATCTCCAACCACATACCATTTTCCACTCAGGATCAATACTCATTGCTATGTTGACGAATTCCTTATCCAAGAAAGGGACCCGAGCTTCTAAGCCCCAAGCTGAAGTTGATTTATTAGCTCTCAAGCAATCATATTGATGAAGGGCCTTTATCTGTGATTTTGGGAAAGCAAATTTCAGAGAATAAGTAAtctcaaattcaaatcaaaattggaaAGTTCAAAACTGTTTCTTATCATCTCTTCTTATTTCAGGAAGTTAATTAACTATGATGAGAGATTTCCAAGGCAAACAGTATAAATTACCTTCCGGCATGTCTCCCCATGTAACTCTTCCTTGTTTGGTGCCTTATGAAAATACAAGTATCCACCAAAGACCTCATCAGAGCCTTCCCCAGAAATCACCATCTTCACTCCTAGAGATTTAATCTTGCGGGACATCAGAAACATAGGGGTGCTTGCCCTGATTGTGGTCACATCATAGGTTTCAATGTGGTAGATGACATCTTCAATGGCATCAATACCATCCTGCCACATGCCCAAGGGGTAAAAAAAGAACCTTGATATTTAGGGTTGATCTCAAGAGACAGAAAACAGCATCACCCTTCTCATTGAACATAAAGATGAGTTCAGTAATTTCAAGTCAATACCTGAACAGTGAAGTGCAATTCATGATGAATTGTCCCCAAATAATCAGCAACCTCTTTTGCAGCCTTCAAATCAGGGGAGCCCTGAACAACACAGGGAACATAGTAGTCTAAGAAACTAACACAAAACAGCAAAATATGTACATTGCAAGTCCAGATCATGAAAACTTGGAACGGACCTCAAGGCCAACGCAGAAGGAATGAAGTTGTGCTCCCCATTGTTTGGCAGCTTTAGTCCCAGCAAAGTAGCGAGCAGTAATGGAGGCAACTAGTGATGAATCAAGGCCTCCTGATAGCAGAACTCCAAATGGTACATCGGTCATAAGCCTCTTAATTACAGCCTGAAAGATTTCAAGCAACGCGTAAGGATAGTGTTCTTcaattcttctaaaaaaaatacaatgaacttcctaattcaaaaaaaaaaaatcatggttgTTTGACATTGCATCATAAGGATCCTATTTCAGTAATCTCACATTTTCAAAGGCCTTTCTGAGGACTAGTGGCTCAAATGGATTTGATGGAATAGCCTCTGAGAACCAGGGGGGATTGTACCATCTTCGCATCCCACCTGCCTTGCTTGAATACAAATGACCAGGAGGGAAGCATTCAAAATGTTCACAGTCATCATTAAGTGCTTTCATTTCAGATGAAATCCAAATTGAGCCTGAAGAACAGGGAAAAGGAAATGAATGAGAAAGATATTCAAATCTGTAACAAGAAATGTTTCTACATAGACAAGGAAATGAGATTCACCATCAAGTCCCCAGCCAATGTAGAGGGAAGTAATTCCAATGGCATCTCGAGCAACAATGAAGCTGTTATCGCGGGTGTCCAGCAACACAAATGAGAACATTCCATCCAACATGTCAACAAATTCTTCACCATACTCTTCGTACTATCAAAGAAATACGAAGAACAAGTTACAATCTTAAAATCCAACCACCATCTGAATTTGTGAGGCagtttaaaacttaaaaattaaTGAGGCAGTAAAATTGACAAGTAGTAATCAAACATCTAGTCAGAATCCTAAGATCATAATCTTTACCTAAATTTTAAATATGGTGAACAAGCAGGGGATTAGTATTTTCTGTTGT is part of the Macadamia integrifolia cultivar HAES 741 chromosome 9, SCU_Mint_v3, whole genome shotgun sequence genome and encodes:
- the LOC122090108 gene encoding protein trichome birefringence-like 3: MKMLLDKMKPPRSKLPLSIVAVVVCAFTFIGALYIEDAGYLNFKAKSCSKQEPTPHSHESKRVEQNVSSSVEDDLLEDVDGDGKEGFDPDSCRVYRGKWVFNASVEPLYSDTSCPYLDRQVSCVKNGRPDSDYRYWEWQPDNCILPRFDPIGALEKLRGKRLMFVGDSLQRGQWESLICMVESSIPADQKSMRRGRSHSVFKAKEYNASIEFYWAPFLVESNSDLHIKPDPNDRILRVDSVFKHAKYWVGVDILVFNSYVWWMSGLKIKSLWGSFANGEDGYEELDAPVAYRIALKTWANWVDSTIDPNKTRLFFTTLSPTHMRSVDWHNKKGIRCYNETQPVMEKNFWGTGSDRRIMDVVTSVAERMKVPVSFINITQISNYRKDGHASVYTETQGEVLTDEQKADPLRYADCIHWCLPGVPDTWNRVFYAYL
- the LOC122090107 gene encoding asparagine synthetase [glutamine-hydrolyzing]-like, with the protein product MCGILAVLGCPDDSQSKRVRVLELSRRLKHRGPDWSGLYQHGDCFLSHQRLAIIDPTSGDQPLFNEDKAIVVTVNGEIYNHEELRKSLHDHKFRTGSDCDVIAHLYEEYGEEFVDMLDGMFSFVLLDTRDNSFIVARDAIGITSLYIGWGLDGSIWISSEMKALNDDCEHFECFPPGHLYSSKAGGMRRWYNPPWFSEAIPSNPFEPLVLRKAFENAVIKRLMTDVPFGVLLSGGLDSSLVASITARYFAGTKAAKQWGAQLHSFCVGLEGSPDLKAAKEVADYLGTIHHELHFTVQDGIDAIEDVIYHIETYDVTTIRASTPMFLMSRKIKSLGVKMVISGEGSDEVFGGYLYFHKAPNKEELHGETCRKIKALHQYDCLRANKSTSAWGLEARVPFLDKEFVNIAMSIDPEWKMIKKDQGRIEKWVLRKAFDDEEHPYLPKHILYRQKEQFSDGVGYSWIDGLKAHAADHVSDKMMLNARNIYPHNTPSTKEAYYYRMIFERFFPQNSARMTVPGGPSVACSTAKAIEWDAAWSNNLDPSGRAALGVHTSAYEAQLPNANGVTNVPDKIINDIPRMVEVSAPGLTIRS